A window of Polynucleobacter sp. KF022 genomic DNA:
GTACCGGCAATCGTCAAAATTGCTTCTCGTCAATCGCAATTTCATGGTCTCGAATGTAAACAGGGTGACGGTTTTTTTGGCAGCTTGGTTTACACCTTATGGTCTGCTCTTATTTGCCTCGCTCTTGTGATGTTGACTTTGCCTGTTTGGTGGGTGCCTCCACTGGTAGCTGTTTTACCTCCTTTACTTTGGGGGTGGTTAACTATGCGACTAATGTCTTATGACGTGCTGGCTAAACATGCCAGCGCTGAAGAGCGCGATTTGCTGATTCAAAAGTATCGCTGGCCATTGCTATGTATGGGTATTGCCTCAGGCGCGTTGGGCGCTGTGCCTACTTTCTTTTGGGCTACCTCTGCATTGGCTTTAGTGTTATTTCCGATAGTGAGCTTTATTGCGCTTTGGATTTATTCTCTGATCTTTGTCTTTGCTGCTTTGTGGTTTAGCTATTTCCTATTGGATGCGCTTAAGCAGCTAAGAGAAGAAGATCTCGATAAAGCACTTACAGTGGAATCGCGTATTGTTGATTTGGAGCTCCCTCACCATGGTTGATGTAATGAAGAAAGTTGAAGTAGATGTGACTAATGGAGCAACCGTGGCACTGCGCCGCTTTGGTTTAATTGTCATTGGCGATGAGATTCTCTCTGGGCGTCGCCAAGATAAGCATATGAGTAAGCTCATCGAGCTTCTCAATGAGCGTGGTCTGAGTCTTGCGTGGGCCAAATATGTTGCTGATGATCCAGAACAAATCACCGCCACACTCAAGGCTAGCTTTGCAAATGGAGATGTGGTGTTTAGTACAGGCGGTATCGGTGCGACCCCAGATGACCACACTCGTCAATGCGCAGCTTTGGCATTAGGTACAAAAATTGAATTGCATCCAACTGCGCGAGAACTTATTGCCGGCAGAATTCAGTCGATGGCTGAGGGTGATCCGATTAAGTCAGACCTCAGCACCCCAGAAAATCAACATCGCTTCAAGATGGGAGAGTTCCCAATTGGCAGTGAAATTATTCCAAATCCCTATAACCAAATTCCGGGCTTCCGAATTCAGGAGCATCACTTTGTTCCCGGCTTTCCCGTGATGGCTGCGCCGATGATGGCCTGGTGTTTGGATACGCACTATAAGGATCTCTTTCATCAAGAGAACTGGGCTGAGCAGAGCTTTATCGTTCCCAAGGGCATCGAATCGACTTTGACCCCATTAATGGAGCGCATAGAAGCGAATTTTCCTGGGGTTAAGGTCTTTAGCCTGCCATCGGTAGGCGATGCCACAAGGGGTGGCGTGTACGCCCAGCGCCATATAGAGCTGGGCATCAAAGGTAATGCCAACCTTTTGGAAAGTGCTTGGATTGCATTAAGAGCTGGCACCCAAGAGCTGGGCTACGAAATCCACGATATCAGCTAACCTTATTTGCACTAAAAAGGTGCAAATAGGTGTATTTGAGGCGATATGAGGGGTGTTTCAGCACTTAAACAGTGCAATAATGAGCGTTCCCATTTGTTTGCTTCAGTAAATTACATACATCCATAAGGCATGTTTGGTGCCTGGAATAAACAAGGGTGTATGCCTTAAGTTTTAATTCCGAATTTAGTTAATAGAGGAGATTTGCATGACGAAGACCGTCGCTGATGTGATGAAGTTAGTTAAAGAGAAAGAATGTACTTTCGTTGATTTCCGCTTTGTAGACACAAAGGGTAAAGAACAGCACACGACAGTTCCTATCTCTGCTTTTGACGAAGATAAATTTGAGAGTGGTCATGCATTTGACGGTTCCTCTATCGCTGGCTGGAAGGGTATTGAAGCATCTGATATGTTGCTCAAACCAGATCCAACAGCTGCTTATATCGATCCATTCTATGAAGAGCCAACTTTGGTGTTGACTTGTGACGTGATCGAGCCAGCTGATGGCAAAGGTTACGACCGTGACCCACGTTCTATTGCTAAGCGCGCTGAAGCGTATTTGAAGAGCACTGGCTTGGGCGACACAGCTTACTTTGGTCCAGAGCCAGAGTTCTTTATTTTTGACGGCGTGCGTTGGGGTGCCGACATGCAGGGTTGCTTCGTGAAGATTGATTCAGAAGAAGCTCCATGGTCTTCATCAAAAGAAATCGAAGGCGGCAACACTGGCCACCGTCCAGGTAAAAAAGGCGGCTACTTCCCAGTTGCTCCAGTAGATACATTCCAAGACATGCGTTCTGAAATGTGTTTGATTCTTGAATCATTGGGCATTCCAGTTGAAGTTCATCACCATGAAGTTGCTGGTCAAGGCCAAAACGAATTGGGTACAAAGTTCAGCACATTGGTGCAACGCGCTGACTGGACTATCTGGCAGAAGTACGTTGTTCAAAACGTAGCTCATGCTTACGGTAAGACAGCAACCTTTATGCCTAAGCCAGTAGTTGGCGATAACGGTTCTGGTATGCACGTTCACCAATCCATTTGGAAGAACGGCGAGAACTTGTTTGCTGGCAACGGCTACGCAGGCTTGTCAGAATTCGCATTGTTCTACATTGGCGGCATCATCAAGCACGCTAAAGCATTGAATGCGATTACTAACCCAGGTACAAACTCTTACAAGCGTTTGGTACCAGGCTTTGAAGCCCCGGTGAAGTTGGCTTATTCAGCACGTAACCGTTCTGCTTCAATCCGTATTCCACACGTTCCAAATCCTAAGGGTCGTCGTATCGAGACTCGCTTCCCAGATCCATTGGCTAACCCATACCTCTGCTTCTCTGCATTGATGATGGCTGGTTTGGATGGTGTTCAAAACAAGATTCATCCAGGCGAAGCTGCTGACAAGAACCTGTATGACTTGCCACCAGAAGAAGACGCAAAGATCCCAACCGTTTGCGCAAGCTTGGAAGAGGCATTGGATGCATTGAAGAAAGATCACGAGTTCTTGACTCGCGGTGGTGTATTCACTGAGTCCATGATTGATGCATATATCAATTTGAAGATGGAAGATGTCACGCGTTTCCGTATGACTACCCATCCTATCGAATTTGATATGTACTACTCCCTGTAAGCGAAGGAGAGAACTTGAGCGCAGGTTTGTTGCGCAATTCGTTCAAGGGAGCAGCTTCGGCTGCTCCTTTTTTTCCGACATTGCTCGATCAGATGCCCAATGCCATCGTGGTATTTGAGGCTGAGACCCAACAATTGGTGTACGTGAACCCAGCTGCCGAGTCAGCTTTGGACCTTTCGCGTAAATCACTCGAGGGTCAATCTGTGCACAATTTATTTGGAGATAACGAAGCATTAAGGGTCATGATTGGCGAAGTGAAGCAAGGACATGTTTTGGCGCAGCGCCAAGAAATGATCCTGCATTCATTGCCTGGCAGTATTCATCATGAGTCAATACCGGCACACGTAGTTGTAGCGGTCCTCGAGGATCCTACCCTCATCATGATGGAGTGGTTTCCGATTGATCAGCAGTTGCGTAGTGAGCGCGATGAACGCGTGACGCAGCAAGTTGAGGCAAACAAACAGTTAATGCGTAACTTGGCGCATGAAATTAAAAACCCATTGGGTGGCATTCGTGGAGCGGCTCAGTTGCTGGAGTTCGAATTACCAGACAAAAGTTTGCGAGAGTACACCCAAGTCATCATTAAAGAATCTGATCGTTTGCAGACCTTAGTTGATCGACTCTTAGCACCTCATCGTAAGGCGCATGTGATGGAGTCCTTCAATGTGCACGAAGCATTAGAGCGCGTTCGCAGCTTGGTTTTGGCTGAGTTTCCAAAGGGGCTCAAAATTATTCGTAATTACGATACGAGTCTGCCAGATGTATTGGGAGACCGTGAGCAGTTGATTCAGGCAACTCTTAATATTGTTCATAACGCTGCACAAGCACTTTCTGAAGAGATTCAAAATGGTGTTGCGCAAATTGAGCTTAAGACCCGTGTGGCACGTTCTGTCACAATCGCTAAGCATCGCTACAAGTTAGCCATGGACTTACATGTCATTGATAACGGCCCGGGCATCCCGGAAGAAATTATTGAGCGCATCTTCTTCCCCTTAGTTTCAGGCAGGGAAGGTGGTAGCGGCCTTGGTCTTACCTTGGCACAAACCTTTGTTCAGCAGCATCAGGGCTTTATTGCTTGTAATAGCCGTCCTGGGCGCACTGATTTTCATATTCAAATTCCATACCGTAGGCAGGAGAAAGCATCATGAAACCAATTTGGATCGTCGACGATGATCAATCCATTCGTTGGGTCTTAGAAAAAGCGTTATCGCGTGAGAATATTCCGCATAAGAGCTTCTCTAATCCAAATGATGTTCTGAATGCTTTGGAAAAAGAATCTCCGCAAGTATTGATTTCGGATATCCGGATGCCCCGCGGTAATGGGTTAGATCTCTTGCAGCATGTGAAGGCTAGCCATCCGAATTTACCGGTCATTATTATGACGGCATACTCCGATTTAGACTCAGCTGTTTCTTCATTTCAAGGTGGCGCATTTGAATATCTCACCAAACCATTTGATGTCGAAAAAGCTGTAGAGCTGATCCATCGTGCTGTAGAGCAGGGCATACGCAATGACTCTGGCGCTAAAGAATTAACTGCATGGCGCCAAGATGCCACTGAGATCATCGGTCAAGCACCAGCCATGCAAGAGATTTTCCGTGCGATTGGCCGTTTGGCTCAATCTAATGCGACAGTCCTTATTACCGGCGAGTCTGGTACCGGTAAAGAGTTGGTAGCTCATGCATTGCATAAGCATAGCCCTTGCGCCAAGGGACCATTTATCGCTCTGAGTACATCAGCAGTTCCAAAAGATTTATTGGAGTCTGAGTTGTTTGGCCATGAGCGCGGCGCTTTCCCGGGTGCGCAAACCTTGCGTCGTGGTCGCTTTGAGCAAGCTGACGGCGGCACATTGTTTTTAGGTGAAGTAGGCGATCTACCATTTGACTTGCAGACCCGTTTGCTCCGAGTTTTGTCTGATGGTCATTTTTATCGTATCGGTGGCCAAGATCCGATCAAGGCTAATGTACGCATCATTGCTTCTACCCATCAGAACCTAGATGCTCGTGTAGCCGCAGGGCTGTTCCGCGAAGATTTATTACATCGCTTAAATGTCATTCGTCTGCGCATGCCTTCATTGCGTGAGCGTAGCGAGGATATCCCGATGTTGGCTCGGCACTTTATGCTCAGCTGCGCAAAATCTCTAGGAGTTGATCCTAAAAAGCTTTCTGATGAGGTATTAAAAGAAATCAGTGCCATGCCATTTCCAGGAAATGTTCGCCAGCTGGAGAATTTGTGTCACTGGTTAACGGTAATGACGCCCGCGAATGTGATCGGCGCAAGTGACCTACCTGCAGATATCGTTGCAGAAGCTAGCGAGCAACCCGTCATTCTTCATGGCGAATCCTCGCCAAGTAATCCTGCTGCTAAAGTTGCCTCAGGTGACTGGGAGAGCGGCTTAGGACGCCTTGCGGTGAAGATGTTGCAAGATGGCGATAAGGAAGTCTTTGATGCCCTAACTGCGCGTTTTGAAAAAGCGGTATTACAAGCTGCGCTTGAAGTCACGCGCGGTAGAAGAGTGGAGGCCGCTCATCGTCTAGGAATCGGGCGCAATACCATTACCCGTAAGTTACAAGAGTTGGGAATCGATGACTGATTCAGTTCGTATAGCTGCATGGAATGTGAACTCTTTGAAAGTTCGCATTCCACAAGTCCTGCGTTGGTTGCAGGACCAGGAAAAAAAGAAGCAGCCTATTGATGCATTGTGTTTGCAGGAACTCAAACTCACGGATGACAAGTATCCGCACAAAGAGCTTGAGGATACTGGTTACCTGAGCTTGGCTGCAGGTCAAAAAACCTATAACGGAGTTGCCATCATTGTGCGCAAGGCGGCGCTAGCGCCGATTGCATCTGATGCAGCAACCAGCTTTCTAAAGCCCATCAGAAATCTTCCAAACTTTGAAGATGAGCAACAGAGAATTTTGGCTGCCACGATTCCCTTTGCGGGAACCCAGCCAATGAGGTTGGTCTCTGCATATTTCCCAAACGGACAATCACCCGATAGTGACAAATTTGTATATAAGCTCAGCTGGCTTAAGGCCTTACAAACCTGGCTGGCTGAAGAGCTTCAGCAAAACTCGCGTTTAGCTTTGCTGGGTGACTTCAATATTGCTCCAATAGATGCGGATGTGCATGATCCCTCTAAGTGGATTGGGCAGAACTTAGTTTCTCCAGAAGAGCGCCAAGCATTCCAACAATTGGTGGAGTTAGGCTTAACAGACTCCTTCAGGATGTTTGAGCAGCCACCAAAAACCTTTAGTTGGTGGGACTATCGCATGATGGGTTTCAGAAGAAATGCAGGTATGCGTATCGACCACATCCTTCTCAGTGAAGCACTTAAAGAAAAATGCACCGCGAGCGTGGTCGATAAAGAACCCAGAACCTGGGAGCAGCCTTCTGACCATGCTCCTGTAATCGCAACGATTAAAAAAGTATAGCCAGCCTTAATTTCTGCTTGGCTTGGTGTTTAATAGAGGTTTGAGACCCCCATTTCACTAGAGAATTATGAAAAAAATCACTCGTCTTTCAGTTTTGGCACTCGGTACCGTCTTTGGAGTTTTATCTACCGCTGTATTTGCTGATCCTCCAGTGCAGCCTTTTTATGCGGCAGTGATGAAGATGACCCCCGAAGGTAAATTGGGGCAGGTGATTAAGCAGGAAAAGATTGAAACTTCCGTCAAAGGTGCTCAAGCGTGGAAGATTGCCTATATTTCTTCCGATGTCGCTGGCCGCAAAACTATTTCAACCGGTCTAGTTGTTGCGCCTGTCGGACAAGCTCCCGCTGGTGGCCGTCCGGTAATGACGTGGGCGCATGGCACAACTGGTTCTGCTCAGAACTGTGGCCCATCCCAAGTGTTAGATCCAGCAGTTCCTTTGAATGAGTATTTTTTAGTTGGTGGAAATTCTTGGACGGATTACGGAATTCCAGCGGTAGAGGAATTTATTAAAGAGGGTTATGTATTGGTTGCAACCGACTACCAAGGTTTGGGTGGTGGTGGTAGACATCAATATAGTGTTTCAGCAACCAATGGCATGGATACGCTTAATGCTGCTCGCGCTGCTGGCTCAATGAAAGAGACGGGTGCCAATAAGAAGACGATTGTTTATGGATGGTCACAGGGTGGTGGGGCAACAATTGCCTTAGCTGGAATGCCTGACTATATAAAACAAACTGGTACCGCATTTGATGGTGTGGAGATTCTAGGCTTTGTTGCTCTAGCACCGCAAGATATTTCTATTCTCGCTCCAGTAGGAAAGCTAGATCAGACTGCTGCGGATAAATATTTGCAGGGCTCGCTAA
This region includes:
- a CDS encoding EI24 domain-containing protein translates to MVGLQQVFKSFGMALVGTMHPRMLWLSLRPFLIVSVLWGCLIWLTWSPALEMLSVFLTSSVFTSWIQEGLIWAGFENARAWIAPLFFVMLIIPLITISLLVFIAFSTVPAIVKIASRQSQFHGLECKQGDGFFGSLVYTLWSALICLALVMLTLPVWWVPPLVAVLPPLLWGWLTMRLMSYDVLAKHASAEERDLLIQKYRWPLLCMGIASGALGAVPTFFWATSALALVLFPIVSFIALWIYSLIFVFAALWFSYFLLDALKQLREEDLDKALTVESRIVDLELPHHG
- a CDS encoding molybdopterin-binding protein; translated protein: MKKVEVDVTNGATVALRRFGLIVIGDEILSGRRQDKHMSKLIELLNERGLSLAWAKYVADDPEQITATLKASFANGDVVFSTGGIGATPDDHTRQCAALALGTKIELHPTARELIAGRIQSMAEGDPIKSDLSTPENQHRFKMGEFPIGSEIIPNPYNQIPGFRIQEHHFVPGFPVMAAPMMAWCLDTHYKDLFHQENWAEQSFIVPKGIESTLTPLMERIEANFPGVKVFSLPSVGDATRGGVYAQRHIELGIKGNANLLESAWIALRAGTQELGYEIHDIS
- the glnA gene encoding type I glutamate--ammonia ligase translates to MTKTVADVMKLVKEKECTFVDFRFVDTKGKEQHTTVPISAFDEDKFESGHAFDGSSIAGWKGIEASDMLLKPDPTAAYIDPFYEEPTLVLTCDVIEPADGKGYDRDPRSIAKRAEAYLKSTGLGDTAYFGPEPEFFIFDGVRWGADMQGCFVKIDSEEAPWSSSKEIEGGNTGHRPGKKGGYFPVAPVDTFQDMRSEMCLILESLGIPVEVHHHEVAGQGQNELGTKFSTLVQRADWTIWQKYVVQNVAHAYGKTATFMPKPVVGDNGSGMHVHQSIWKNGENLFAGNGYAGLSEFALFYIGGIIKHAKALNAITNPGTNSYKRLVPGFEAPVKLAYSARNRSASIRIPHVPNPKGRRIETRFPDPLANPYLCFSALMMAGLDGVQNKIHPGEAADKNLYDLPPEEDAKIPTVCASLEEALDALKKDHEFLTRGGVFTESMIDAYINLKMEDVTRFRMTTHPIEFDMYYSL
- the glnL gene encoding nitrogen regulation protein NR(II) — protein: MSAGLLRNSFKGAASAAPFFPTLLDQMPNAIVVFEAETQQLVYVNPAAESALDLSRKSLEGQSVHNLFGDNEALRVMIGEVKQGHVLAQRQEMILHSLPGSIHHESIPAHVVVAVLEDPTLIMMEWFPIDQQLRSERDERVTQQVEANKQLMRNLAHEIKNPLGGIRGAAQLLEFELPDKSLREYTQVIIKESDRLQTLVDRLLAPHRKAHVMESFNVHEALERVRSLVLAEFPKGLKIIRNYDTSLPDVLGDREQLIQATLNIVHNAAQALSEEIQNGVAQIELKTRVARSVTIAKHRYKLAMDLHVIDNGPGIPEEIIERIFFPLVSGREGGSGLGLTLAQTFVQQHQGFIACNSRPGRTDFHIQIPYRRQEKAS
- the ntrC gene encoding nitrogen regulation protein NR(I), which encodes MKPIWIVDDDQSIRWVLEKALSRENIPHKSFSNPNDVLNALEKESPQVLISDIRMPRGNGLDLLQHVKASHPNLPVIIMTAYSDLDSAVSSFQGGAFEYLTKPFDVEKAVELIHRAVEQGIRNDSGAKELTAWRQDATEIIGQAPAMQEIFRAIGRLAQSNATVLITGESGTGKELVAHALHKHSPCAKGPFIALSTSAVPKDLLESELFGHERGAFPGAQTLRRGRFEQADGGTLFLGEVGDLPFDLQTRLLRVLSDGHFYRIGGQDPIKANVRIIASTHQNLDARVAAGLFREDLLHRLNVIRLRMPSLRERSEDIPMLARHFMLSCAKSLGVDPKKLSDEVLKEISAMPFPGNVRQLENLCHWLTVMTPANVIGASDLPADIVAEASEQPVILHGESSPSNPAAKVASGDWESGLGRLAVKMLQDGDKEVFDALTARFEKAVLQAALEVTRGRRVEAAHRLGIGRNTITRKLQELGIDD
- the xth gene encoding exodeoxyribonuclease III, encoding MTDSVRIAAWNVNSLKVRIPQVLRWLQDQEKKKQPIDALCLQELKLTDDKYPHKELEDTGYLSLAAGQKTYNGVAIIVRKAALAPIASDAATSFLKPIRNLPNFEDEQQRILAATIPFAGTQPMRLVSAYFPNGQSPDSDKFVYKLSWLKALQTWLAEELQQNSRLALLGDFNIAPIDADVHDPSKWIGQNLVSPEERQAFQQLVELGLTDSFRMFEQPPKTFSWWDYRMMGFRRNAGMRIDHILLSEALKEKCTASVVDKEPRTWEQPSDHAPVIATIKKV
- a CDS encoding lipase family protein; protein product: MKKITRLSVLALGTVFGVLSTAVFADPPVQPFYAAVMKMTPEGKLGQVIKQEKIETSVKGAQAWKIAYISSDVAGRKTISTGLVVAPVGQAPAGGRPVMTWAHGTTGSAQNCGPSQVLDPAVPLNEYFLVGGNSWTDYGIPAVEEFIKEGYVLVATDYQGLGGGGRHQYSVSATNGMDTLNAARAAGSMKETGANKKTIVYGWSQGGGATIALAGMPDYIKQTGTAFDGVEILGFVALAPQDISILAPVGKLDQTAADKYLQGSLKMFSDNIFNFTHATMFYWGTQAAFPNLKLSDLFTDEGVRVVNEIYNNKCMHAASDTFNFNYATTYTNLLKSTPTNTMAWAQAMIKGGVPVVKPVAPVQIYFGSKDTAVPPMMHKLYQDQICKLGGNVGRMQLPGEQSHFTTPGSSKPFYLAWVKDRVAGKPLENGCPKN